ATGTAGTGAtgccataataataataataataataataatactttattGAATAAGGTGCCTGCAAACAGCTGGTAACAAGTTGAATGACATTCATATGGCACACTGCCTTCAAGCCCCAGGGAAAATTTTGCTTTCCATACACGCAAAGGGTTTGATTGGCTGCAGTATGGGACTAAAGTGTGACGTTACCACAATACGAAGAAAATGAGTGCACATTGTGGCCCGTCTTCATTGAGAGACACAGAGGTAGGCTGTGATTACTCACGGGATGATCCGCAGTGggtggtgtttttttttgtaatagaGGTCTCAAGACGTTTCATCCTGTCCCACACATCACGCGATCAAATTTGTACATTCAGAAAGCAAAATGTGCTCTGTGGCTTTGCATGATCCCAATCTAGTACACCAGGAGCTTGGTACAGCTGCGGGTGCGGACACAGGATTTTTATGAGTGGGGCGTCTCGCCTTTGACAGCATGCTAACGGTTAACTGAAGCTATCTGCAGCAACCAACCGTAACAGGGGAGGGGAGAGGCATCAGGGCCCCCTTGATCAGCCCTTGtgtacaagttgctttgacacgcagtcttccgcgagagACGTTATGTGCGGTGTGCCATGTTTTGAGATTGCAGATCACGTTAAAGACCCCCCACTACTGTCGCTTTGCTCATGAACATGGTTGTCCCGTGAGATAAAGCCACAATTATTAATTCTAAAGGGGAAGTCTCTCGTCATCTGGAGAATCAACATATGTTCATCCCTCTGTTGAAAAAGCACTGATGTGTGACcccaatattttttttactgTGAAGCATCATGCAAAGAATAAAATGGGCTCCTGCGAGAGAACGATGGGCACAGGTGAGAGGCATCTGTCCCGcacatctttaaaaaaaaaatctccacTCGTGAAAACAGCGCGTCGTAGAATGAGGGGACGTCGTGGTGTAACATCGTCCTCGGCAAGTGACTCATCGTGACGTGGAAGGATTCTCATCGTGTCGGCCGTTCCCAGCTGCTTTCTCAAACTGTTGTGCGAAATTTGACTGCATTGCTGTGATATTGATGTCTGGCATACAAAGTCTACAAAGATGTTAATGTTTGTAGACTTTGTATGCCAGACATTAATTTTTGTTTGTTCATTCTCGGATACACATCCTAAGTCAAGGTAATAGAACACAATTTTGTTTTTCAGTGTTAACGCAAGTTTCAAGGAATCTGACACAGCATATTGGGAGGAATTTTCGTAAGGAAAATCATTTGACATTAAACAGTAGTTAGTGTTACACAATGTTTGAGTTTTGGTGATTTGTTGTAGGGACTTATGCCCTAGCACGGAGTGCGAAGATGAGAGGGAGGACTTTGTACGAGATTTACCTTCAGACGCGTAAGTTTGTTGGGTCTGCCAATCTTGATATTCTTGTAGCAACTGCTATCCTCATCAGCTATAACCTATGCCCCGTTTTGGTGGCTGGTAAGAGCCATCATGCATGCAGTGCATCAGTATTTGTCTGGTCGAGCAAGGGATTGGTACCAGACCACATTGTTTCTCCATGTGTTGTCGTTTCTGGCTAGTTTCATCTCAAAttgaacaatccggtacacttgatgtctcgaatgaaagggaaaaaaatatatgttgaagccattgGTGAGTGTGGAGACATAAACGCTTTCCGAGTTCTCTGCGCTGCGGGCTCCCAgctcttgcaatgcatgtgtgtcaccccacaaaaaaatgtgagcacatctggtgttgctccacaatctacgttcagcgattacaacactattatgaacgcatgcgctcagaacggtttcaaataaTAGTAATTACTTTTTCTGTGAAGACAGAacttgaaagtccctttggaaaattcgatttggCAGCActcgggacacggtgccacggcttgaatgcgctccgcgtttAGAGCCGGCAAAAAATTGACAGTGCgtctaccgatcaagtccgaattttgctttttcttctgtgcattgtctaaggaactacctacaacatatacaattttcgaggcaagtttttggtggggttttttagataaaggcttccgaaatttttcattttttggtggtatggtgctattaaaagaggtatcgcttacgttcctgagagagcagagcaacaaattatacatcattcgatagccccatTAATGACAAGTTAAATGGCATCAAGCTCAACCATATCCGTTTAGTACATCGTCTGCAAAGTTTCAGTGAATATGGctcttttcggcactttgagtcaactttgatatttttttgcagccAAACAAAAATgtacacagcactgccaacgcaggatcatcttgtgccctaggtggtctaaagccagataaagaaatttctataatgcgacaagaaatacccttgtagcgaacgctcaaacctgcgcgcTACGACATagtcttatgagaggcagttttttcctcacTCTTTCCTACTTcacgaaccgcgcagcgcagagaattcagaaagcgtttatttctcctaactcatcgatggcttcaacatatatttttttcccattTATTCAAGACATCAAGTATACCAGATTGTTCGATTTGAAATGGAACTAGCCTTCTCTGTGTAGTGCCTGTACATCAGTAATGAGTGGCTCTCAATTACCAATCCAGGAATAGGCGAGATCAATTAAAACTGAGGAGGACGTTAGATATAGTTATCGTAAGCGGCAAAATCTACAGAATACTTTTTTGCTATCTCTCAGGAATCTCGAAAGTAACAGCACCCGCAGCCTGGAAGTGACGACTTTAGCTGCGCAGCTCGCCCTGTGGGCTATACAAGTCCGCATTCCCCTTCAACACCTTTCCAGCCTACTGTGTATACTTCATCAGTACCATAGTGAATTGCCACGTGATGCACGGACACTTCTGTCAACACCAAGGTGCACAGAAGTGGATTCATCTTGTGGTGGTGAATATGTCTACCTCGGAATTCTTAGTGGTATCAAGAGGCTGATTGATAGGGGCTTGGTGTTTTCTTCAGACAGATTAAATTTACAGATCAATGTGGATGGTTTACCGTTGTACCATAGTCAAAGCACATGTTTTTGGCCCATCCTCGTCGCTGTCACGGATTGCAAACCTCTTAAACCGTTCGCAGCTGCTGTTTACTGTGGAAAATCTAAGCCCAACCCTGTTGATACATTTCTGGCCCCTTTCATTTCGGAAATGAAAGTTCTCATGACGGAAGGGTTCTCATATCTCGGTCGCGCTTATTCTGTGGCACTGCATTCCCTTGTGTGTGACACACCTGCCCGTGCATTCCTAAAGTGCATCAAGGGGCACACCGGGTATCACGCATGTGAAAAATGTGTCATTAAAGGAAAGTACTCACCACAGTGCAGAAAGGTTGTCTacatgcaatgcaatgcagAGAAACGAGATGGGGCGAGCTTCAGCCTTCAGAAAGATCCGAGACACCACCATGGAGTATCACCACTTTTGTCACTGGAGATGGACTTGGTTGCCCAGGTGCCATTAGACAGTATGCATCTAGTTTACTTGGGTGTAGTGAAGAAGATTGTAACAGGCTTTTGGCTCTCGACAGGAGTAACGAAAACAAGATTATCGCAGACTGCTAGACAAACTGTATCTGATGGACTGCTTACTCTCAGAACATGGATCCCTCGTGAATTTAACAGAAAGCCAAGGCCTATTACAGATACCAAAATGTGGAAAGCCACAGAATGGAGGCAATTTTTGCTCTACACGGGACCACTTGTACTTAAAAAGGTTGTTGACAGAGCTGTGTACAATCACTTCCTAGCTTTGAGTGCTGCAGTTTATATTTTGAGCAAACATAGCCCGGTTGAAATGCTTGATGTTGCAGAATCACTACTGTATTCATTTGTTGCCAAAGGACGTTCAGTTTATGGAAAGGAAATTTATGTCTTGAATTTTCACAGTTTAATACACATAGTCGATGATGTCCGCAGATTTGGTGCTCTTGACACATTTTCGTGCTTTCCCTTTGAAAACTACTTGAAAGACCTGAAGCATGTGGTTCGCTCTCCACACAAGCCCCTGTCACAGGTAGTTAATCGAATCACGGAAGAGAGAGAGTTCTGTTTTAAGCAGCATGATGATTCCAAACATATTACACTGAAATGGGAGCATGACGAAGGGCCATTGAGTGCAGCAGCTGACGGTGCTAAACAGTACAAACGAATTGACCTGCCATGCTTCTGTGTGTGTACAAACTCCGATGCTGACTGCACAGTACAGCTCAGGAATGGaagcatcgttgtagtgagaaatATTTTAGAGCACAACGGAAGAATCGTTATTTTGGGTAGCACTTTCAAGAGTCTTTCAGACTTTTATAGGACACCAGTGGCTTCCTCTTTGCTAGGCATACACTTTGCTAATGAGTTGTGCGATGCATTACAGTGTTGGGATGTTGATTGCATCACATGTAAAGTTGTTCGCTTCCCAATCAGTAAAGGTTTCCTTGTGATCCCTTTACTTCACACTGCATGAGCTCAGAGTATGTATATATGTTTAACGTGTGCGTTCTGACTGACATTTCTTGCCTTATGTTGTAGCTCAATTCATTCAATTGAGTTGTTCACGCACCAGTTGCAAGGTGACCAATGTGGTTGCATGCTGTTGTAGAGGTCACTAGTACGTATGATTTTCATGAAACTTTGCAGTCATTAATCCGCTTAACATCGGCACATTGTGAACGAATTGTTTATACTTGTATCTTCATTGTTTTGCATTGCAATGTATACTGTTTATAGGTACAAGCCTGTggttttcagttttttttttcaataaaacaTGAGAAGTAGTTGTGTGTACTGTAATTTCTAAGGAGGCTAGAAACATGTTCAGTTTTCCTGTATTTTCCTCGACCCTGCACGACGTAAATTTCATCAACTGGTAGTAATTGGTAATTGATGATTGGTAATTTTTTTCTAAGTATGAACAAATGAGTCTGGGCAAAAGGATAACAATTAAATGGCACAGAACATGTGACATCGATTCTGACTGCATTGAGTACACCAATCAGCTTGCTTGCATTTATGCTATTTCTTACATATTAATTTCCAAGTGCGCACTCATCTAGCATAGCCAGACACAGGACCGGTAGACTATAGCTGAATGAGAGCATGATGAACTTCGTTTTTCTTAATAGTTGCGTCGCAATGccagcagaaaagaaaaaaaaaagatacaagTTCTTCATACCAAAACAAATATAGATGCCAAACCAACAGTAAAATGATGTGGGTTACATGTGGTATCAACGTCATTTCTATGTATGCGTGTAGCATGTTGGGTTACGAAGTGAAATCTGCGTTGAAACAATGCCGTCTCCCCTACGTTTCCAGTTACGCAAAATGTCATTATGATAATCAACGCTGTTTTAACGTGCAACTCTCACCTGTTGCACTATTGCTGTTGAATTTGCGTTGTATTCATGCACTACAGTTCACAGTGCTGAAGTACGACGTACAGTCTGCGTGAAATTAGCGTTCAGTTTTTGCGTTTCACATAGTTCAACGATATTCAACGTTGATTTTGCATTCTGTCAACCATCTGTGTTGACTGGGTTATTGATACGTTGATGAAGCACTTTCTCCTTCGTCGCTGTTAGGATGTCATGGGAGATAAGATCAGGGTTGACATTCTTGAAAGCATCCGAGTCGCTCTTGCGGGACACCCTGCTAACAGCGACACCCTGCTGCTTGCGGGACACCCTGATGGTCGCCGACAAGCATGCCTTTCGTGCGCAGGGCGCTGTCAGGGCCCAGCAGGACAGGAGCGCCATCGAGGCCGATCATAAGCTTGTTGTTGATGACCGTGGCCCGTTATCGCCTCCGAGAGCACTACTCCGGCGCCGGGCAACCGGTGACCGGCTCCGGGGGCTGAGCGACTGAGCAGACCTCCGGAAGTCACCGCTGGCACTTGACGCGCGCGGCATCCATCCGATGGGGTCTCAGCCCAAGTCCATCCGATGGGGTTGGAAGGACCAGTACCAGTAATTGAAAGCAGGGGAGAGAGCAGTGAGAAGAAAAGGAACACGTCCGTCGGGTTCGAACTAGAGCCCttca
This portion of the Ornithodoros turicata isolate Travis chromosome 3, ASM3712646v1, whole genome shotgun sequence genome encodes:
- the LOC135388280 gene encoding uncharacterized protein LOC135388280; its protein translation is MDDQAADSVNASFKESDTAYWEEFSDLCPSTECEDEREDFVRDLPSDANLESNSTRSLEVTTLAAQLALWAIQVRIPLQHLSSLLCILHQYHSELPRDARTLLSTPRCTEVDSSCGGEYVYLGILSGIKRLIDRGLVFSSDRLNLQINVDGLPLYHSQSTCFWPILVAVTDCKPLKPFAAAVYCGKSKPNPVDTFLAPFISEMKVLMTEGFSYLGRAYSVALHSLVCDTPARAFLKCIKGHTGYHACEKCVIKGKYSPQCRKVVYMQCNAEKRDGASFSLQKDPRHHHGVSPLLSLEMDLVAQVPLDSMHLVYLGVVKKIVTGFWLSTGVTKTRLSQTARQTVSDGLLTLRTWIPREFNRKPRPITDTKMWKATEWRQFLLYTGPLVLKKVVDRAVYNHFLALSAAVYILSKHSPVEMLDVAESLLYSFVAKGRSVYGKEIYVLNFHSLIHIVDDVRRFGALDTFSCFPFENYLKDLKHVVRSPHKPLSQVVNRITEEREFCFKQHDDSKHITLKWEHDEGPLSAAADGAKQYKRIDLPCFCVCTNSDADCTVQLRNGSIVVVRNILEHNGRIVILGSTFKSLSDFYRTPVASSLLGIHFANELCDALQCWDVDCITCKVVRFPISKGFLVIPLLHTA